One genomic segment of Mycolicibacterium gilvum includes these proteins:
- a CDS encoding acyl-CoA dehydrogenase family protein, whose amino-acid sequence MDLTFDDATLDFQAEVREFLAANKGSFPTKSYDTADGFEQHRRWDKVLFDAGLSVITWPEKYGGRDASLLQWIVYEEEYFRAGAPGRASANGTSMLAPTLFAHGTEEQRDRILPKMASGEEIWAQAWSEPESGSDLASLRSTATRTEGGWLLNGQKIWSSRAVFGERAFGLFRSDPAAQRHKGLTYFMFDLKADGVTVRPIAQLGGDTGFGEIFLDDVFVPDDDVIGEVHDGWRAAMSTSSNERGMSLRSPARFLAPAERLVAQWKDNPDPVFTDRVADAWIKAQAYRLHTFGTVTRVAGGGELGAESSITKVFWSDLDVALHQTALDLRGADGELMDPVTEGLLFALGGPIYAGTNEIQRNIIAERLLGLPRK is encoded by the coding sequence TTGGACCTGACATTCGACGACGCCACCCTGGATTTCCAGGCCGAGGTGCGGGAGTTCCTCGCCGCCAACAAGGGCTCGTTCCCGACCAAGTCCTATGACACCGCCGACGGATTCGAACAGCACCGCCGGTGGGACAAGGTGCTCTTCGACGCCGGGTTGTCGGTGATCACGTGGCCCGAGAAGTACGGCGGCCGCGACGCGTCGCTGCTGCAGTGGATCGTCTACGAGGAGGAGTACTTCCGTGCGGGGGCACCCGGGCGGGCCAGCGCGAACGGCACGTCGATGCTCGCACCGACCCTGTTCGCGCACGGCACCGAGGAGCAGCGGGACCGGATTCTGCCGAAAATGGCCAGCGGCGAGGAGATCTGGGCGCAGGCGTGGTCGGAGCCGGAATCCGGCAGCGACCTCGCGTCGTTGCGTTCCACGGCGACTCGGACCGAGGGCGGCTGGTTGCTCAACGGCCAGAAGATCTGGAGTTCGCGGGCGGTGTTCGGTGAGCGCGCCTTCGGCCTGTTCCGCTCCGATCCGGCCGCGCAGCGCCACAAGGGCCTCACCTACTTCATGTTCGACCTGAAGGCCGACGGCGTCACCGTCCGTCCGATCGCGCAGTTGGGCGGTGACACCGGCTTCGGCGAGATCTTCCTCGACGACGTGTTCGTCCCCGACGACGACGTGATCGGCGAGGTGCACGACGGCTGGCGCGCCGCGATGAGCACCTCGAGCAACGAGCGCGGTATGTCGCTGCGCAGCCCGGCACGCTTCTTGGCGCCTGCGGAACGGCTTGTGGCGCAGTGGAAGGACAATCCCGATCCGGTCTTCACCGACCGCGTCGCCGACGCCTGGATCAAGGCGCAGGCCTACCGGCTGCACACGTTCGGCACCGTCACCCGCGTCGCGGGCGGTGGCGAGCTGGGGGCGGAGTCGTCCATCACCAAGGTGTTCTGGTCCGACCTGGACGTGGCACTGCACCAGACCGCGCTCGATCTGCGGGGGGCCGACGGAGAACTGATGGATCCGGTCACCGAAGGTCTGCTGTTCGCCCTCGGCGGACCGATCTATGCCGGCACCAACGAGATCCAGCGCAACATCATCGCCGAGCGGCTTCTGGGCCTGCCCCGAAAGTAG
- a CDS encoding acyl-CoA dehydrogenase family protein: protein MNFEIDDQQRDFAASIDAALGAADLPAAVRAWGEGDTAPGRKVWSQLTDLGVTALMVPEKFDGIEAHPVDLVVALERLGRWNVPGPVTESIAVAPILLGDDDRVGALASGELIATVAAPPLVSRAVDADTAGLILLATEGAVADAEMGTQHESVDPARKLFEVTASGEARAADVERAFEFGALATAAQLVGAAQAMLDASVEYAKQRSQFGTIIGTYQAIKHKLADVLIAVELARPLVYGAALSLADGSQDTARDVSAAKVAAADAALLAARSSLQTHGAIGFTQEHDLSLLLLRVQALRPAWGDPTWHRHRVLEALTK, encoded by the coding sequence GTGAACTTTGAGATCGACGACCAGCAGCGGGATTTCGCTGCCAGCATCGACGCCGCGCTGGGCGCGGCCGACCTGCCCGCCGCTGTGCGGGCATGGGGGGAAGGCGATACCGCTCCCGGCCGCAAGGTCTGGTCCCAGCTGACCGACCTGGGTGTGACGGCACTGATGGTGCCGGAGAAGTTCGACGGTATCGAGGCACATCCCGTCGACCTCGTGGTCGCCCTCGAGCGGCTCGGCCGGTGGAACGTCCCGGGACCGGTCACCGAGTCCATCGCGGTGGCACCGATACTGCTCGGCGACGACGACAGGGTCGGCGCCCTGGCATCCGGCGAGCTGATCGCCACCGTCGCCGCGCCGCCGCTGGTCTCACGGGCCGTCGACGCCGACACCGCAGGTCTGATCCTGCTCGCCACCGAGGGCGCCGTCGCCGACGCCGAGATGGGCACACAGCACGAGTCCGTCGATCCGGCGCGAAAGCTGTTCGAGGTCACCGCATCCGGTGAGGCCCGGGCCGCCGACGTCGAGCGCGCCTTCGAGTTCGGCGCCCTCGCCACAGCGGCGCAGCTGGTCGGCGCCGCGCAGGCCATGCTGGACGCCTCGGTCGAATACGCCAAGCAGCGCAGCCAGTTCGGCACGATCATCGGCACGTACCAGGCGATCAAGCACAAGCTCGCCGACGTGTTGATCGCCGTCGAGCTGGCCAGGCCACTGGTGTACGGAGCGGCCCTGTCCCTGGCCGACGGTTCGCAGGACACCGCCCGCGACGTCAGCGCGGCGAAGGTGGCCGCCGCCGATGCCGCACTGCTCGCCGCGCGCTCCTCACTGCAGACGCACGGGGCGATCGGGTTCACGCAGGAACACGACCTTTCGCTGCTGTTGTTGCGGGTGCAGGCGTTGCGGCCCGCCTGGGGTGATCCGACGTGGCATCGGCATCGAGTACTGGAGGCGCTGACCAAATGA
- the ipdE2 gene encoding acyl-CoA dehydrogenase IpdE2, with amino-acid sequence MSEERELLRDTVAALVEKHASPEAVRTAAASERGYDEALWTMLCEQVGAAALVVPEELGGAGGELADAAVVLEELGKRLVPTPLLGTTLAELALLSVDAPDAALLEALAEGTSIGTVVFDPEHVVNGNVADVVIGTDGETLSRWTSFTATPSVAMDITRPLASLEVTETSPLGTDPGLADIAAILLAAEQVGAASKCLDLTVQYTKDRVQFGRPIGSFQALKHRMADLYVAVQSAKAVVDEAVAEPSSTSAALARLAATEAFSKTAAEAVQMHGGIAITWESDIQLYFKRAHGSAQLLPPPREQLRRLESEVF; translated from the coding sequence ATGAGCGAAGAACGGGAGTTGTTGCGCGACACCGTCGCCGCGCTCGTCGAGAAGCACGCCTCCCCGGAGGCGGTGCGCACGGCAGCCGCGTCCGAACGGGGCTACGACGAGGCGCTGTGGACGATGCTCTGCGAGCAGGTCGGCGCCGCGGCGCTGGTCGTGCCCGAGGAACTCGGTGGCGCCGGCGGCGAACTGGCCGACGCCGCAGTGGTACTCGAAGAGCTGGGCAAGCGGCTGGTGCCGACCCCGCTGCTGGGTACGACGCTCGCCGAACTGGCGCTGCTGTCGGTCGACGCACCCGATGCCGCGCTTCTGGAGGCACTGGCGGAGGGCACCTCCATCGGGACCGTCGTCTTCGACCCCGAGCACGTGGTCAACGGCAACGTGGCCGACGTCGTGATCGGCACCGACGGCGAAACCCTCAGCCGGTGGACGTCTTTCACCGCCACACCGTCGGTGGCCATGGACATCACCCGTCCGTTGGCGTCACTGGAGGTGACCGAGACCTCCCCGCTCGGCACCGATCCGGGGCTGGCCGACATCGCCGCGATCCTGCTGGCCGCCGAACAGGTCGGCGCCGCGTCGAAGTGCCTCGACCTGACCGTGCAGTACACCAAGGACAGAGTGCAGTTCGGCAGGCCGATCGGCAGTTTCCAGGCGCTCAAGCACCGGATGGCCGACCTGTATGTCGCGGTCCAGTCCGCGAAGGCCGTCGTCGACGAGGCGGTCGCCGAACCGTCGTCGACGTCGGCGGCGCTGGCACGGCTGGCCGCCACCGAGGCCTTCTCGAAGACAGCCGCCGAGGCCGTGCAGATGCACGGCGGTATCGCCATCACCTGGGAGAGCGACATCCAGCTCTACTTCAAGCGCGCCCACGGCAGCGCACAGTTGCTCCCGCCGCCGCGCGAACAGCTCCGCCGGCTCGAATCCGAGGTGTTCTAG
- a CDS encoding pyridoxal phosphate-dependent aminotransferase: MTPSQRSGIPPFYVMDVWLAAAERQRTHGDLVNLSAGQPSAGAPTAVRDAAVAALHRNQLGYTVALGIPELRTAIAGSYQDRHGLEVDPGDVVITTGSSGGFLLAFLACFDVGDRVAIASPGYPCYRNILSALGCEVVELPCGPDTRFQPTLQMLTELDPPVSGVIVASPANPTGTVIAPEELAAIAAWCETSGVRLISDEVYHGLVYPGAPATSCAWETSRESIVVNSFSKYFAMTGWRLGWLLVPDELKRAVDRLTGNFTICPPVLPQLAAVAAFTPESVAEAESLLEGYGANRTMLLDGLRALGIDRLAPTDGAFYVYADVSHLTTDSLSFCSKLLADTGVAIAPGVDFDTVRGGAFVRLSFAGPSSDIEEALRRFGAWLP; encoded by the coding sequence GTGACCCCCTCGCAGCGTTCGGGCATCCCGCCGTTCTACGTGATGGATGTGTGGCTCGCCGCCGCCGAGCGCCAACGAACGCACGGGGATCTGGTGAATCTGTCCGCCGGTCAGCCCAGTGCCGGCGCTCCCACTGCCGTTCGGGATGCCGCGGTCGCGGCGTTGCACCGCAACCAGCTCGGATACACCGTCGCGCTCGGCATCCCCGAGTTACGCACCGCGATTGCCGGTTCCTACCAGGACCGCCACGGACTCGAGGTCGATCCAGGCGACGTCGTCATCACCACCGGGTCGTCGGGTGGGTTCCTGTTGGCGTTTCTGGCCTGCTTCGACGTCGGGGACCGCGTCGCGATCGCCAGCCCGGGTTACCCCTGTTACCGCAACATCCTGTCCGCGCTGGGATGCGAGGTGGTGGAGTTGCCGTGCGGACCCGACACGCGTTTCCAGCCGACGCTGCAGATGCTCACCGAGCTCGATCCCCCCGTGTCGGGTGTGATCGTCGCGAGCCCTGCGAACCCGACCGGTACCGTCATCGCGCCTGAGGAACTGGCCGCGATCGCGGCGTGGTGCGAAACCTCGGGCGTCCGGTTGATCAGCGACGAGGTCTACCACGGCCTGGTGTACCCGGGCGCGCCGGCCACCAGCTGCGCATGGGAGACATCGCGTGAATCCATTGTGGTGAACAGCTTTTCGAAGTACTTCGCGATGACCGGCTGGCGGCTGGGCTGGCTGCTGGTGCCCGACGAGCTCAAGCGCGCCGTCGACCGGTTGACGGGGAACTTCACGATCTGCCCACCCGTCCTGCCTCAGCTGGCCGCCGTCGCCGCGTTCACCCCCGAGTCGGTCGCCGAGGCCGAATCGCTGCTCGAGGGCTACGGGGCCAACCGGACGATGCTGCTCGACGGGCTGCGGGCCCTCGGCATCGACCGCCTCGCGCCGACCGACGGCGCGTTCTACGTCTACGCCGACGTCTCGCACCTGACCACCGATTCGCTGTCGTTCTGCTCGAAGTTGTTGGCCGACACCGGTGTTGCGATCGCGCCTGGCGTCGACTTCGACACCGTCCGCGGCGGCGCCTTCGTCCGGCTGTCCTTCGCGGGGCCGTCCTCCGACATCGAGGAGGCGCTGCGCCGGTTCGGCGCATGGCTCCCCTGA
- a CDS encoding MFS transporter, with amino-acid sequence MAPLSPTAQRAPLLAAGFTTAFGAHAVAGTLGTTTTGTAASLLTLGAMLAIYDGAEVILKPLFGTLADRIGARTVLIAGLAVFAVASLSFAVADETAWLWAARLGQGIGAAAFSPAASALVARLAPASGQGRAFGTYGSYKSVGYTLGPLIGGAIVTFGGLQALFAVMAALAAAVAVWAAVAVPRLAVLPRTRQTLLDTVRRFSESSFVTPTLALAAATAALSAGVGFLPVLGTDFGLSPVVTGAVVSVLALTTAVVQPLAGRAADSGRISLTSGLFTGVVVTAAGVAAAALPGLVGLLGGAVVIGVGCGLITPLAFTMLARSTPEERLGQTMGAAEIGRECGDAAGPLVVAAIAAASTVPFGFLGLAAVVAASGVGVRRGRGRVGGVG; translated from the coding sequence ATGGCTCCCCTGAGTCCCACCGCGCAGCGGGCGCCGCTGCTGGCGGCCGGCTTTACCACCGCGTTCGGCGCCCACGCCGTGGCTGGCACGTTGGGCACCACGACCACCGGGACGGCGGCGTCGCTGCTGACCCTGGGTGCAATGCTGGCGATCTACGACGGCGCCGAGGTGATCCTCAAACCGCTGTTCGGGACGCTTGCCGACCGCATCGGCGCGCGCACGGTCCTGATCGCCGGATTGGCCGTCTTCGCCGTCGCGTCGCTGAGCTTCGCCGTCGCCGACGAGACCGCGTGGCTGTGGGCCGCACGGCTGGGACAGGGCATCGGCGCCGCCGCCTTCTCCCCCGCCGCGTCCGCTCTGGTCGCGCGGCTGGCACCCGCGTCGGGACAGGGCCGGGCGTTCGGGACATACGGCTCGTACAAGTCGGTCGGCTACACCCTGGGACCGCTGATCGGCGGTGCGATCGTGACGTTCGGCGGCCTTCAGGCCCTGTTCGCGGTGATGGCCGCACTCGCAGCCGCCGTCGCTGTGTGGGCCGCCGTGGCGGTCCCCCGCCTCGCCGTGCTGCCGAGAACCCGTCAGACACTTCTCGACACGGTGCGACGGTTCTCCGAGTCTTCGTTCGTGACACCGACACTGGCGCTCGCCGCGGCGACCGCGGCGCTGTCGGCCGGGGTCGGCTTCCTGCCGGTGCTGGGCACCGACTTCGGCCTGTCCCCGGTCGTCACCGGTGCCGTCGTGTCGGTGCTCGCACTGACCACCGCCGTGGTGCAACCACTGGCCGGGCGCGCCGCGGATTCGGGCAGGATCTCGTTGACGTCCGGGCTCTTCACCGGCGTCGTGGTGACCGCGGCCGGGGTCGCCGCGGCGGCCCTGCCGGGACTGGTGGGGTTACTCGGTGGAGCGGTCGTCATCGGCGTCGGATGCGGGCTCATCACGCCGCTGGCCTTCACGATGCTGGCGCGGTCCACGCCGGAGGAGCGGTTGGGCCAGACCATGGGGGCCGCCGAGATCGGGCGCGAGTGCGGCGATGCCGCAGGGCCTCTCGTCGTCGCTGCGATCGCCGCAGCCTCGACCGTGCCGTTCGGTTTCCTCGGGCTCGCGGCGGTGGTGGCGGCCTCCGGAGTCGGTGTCCGCCGAGGACGCGGACGTGTCGGTGGGGTGGGGTAG
- a CDS encoding HNH endonuclease yields the protein MFESLFDIDEGASQAELRAVVERCERLKSAAAAAQARATALWAAKRAAAEEAAGVPARRRGKGLASEVALARRDAPVKGGQHLGFAKALMGEMPHTWAALECGALSEWRATLIVRESACLSVEDRRRLDAEMCADVSRFEGWGNKRVEAEAKKIAARLDVAAVVERADKAAAQARVSCRPAPNGMVYFTVLLPLAQGIGMYAALKHHADTTFDGRSRGQVMTDTAFERITGRSAGTAVPVEVNLVMADTTLAGDDDCPGWLDGYGPVPAGFCRALTGDAVADKGARATLRRLYRHPRSGQLVAMESRARLFPKGLATLIDRRDQTCRTPYCDAPIRHHDHATPDRAGGKTSAENGLGECAACNYAKEAPGWQVSAGTQDGSHTARWVTPTGAVHYSIAPTLPGPPVRRRISDTEGRLSIDLITFDKPDAA from the coding sequence ATGTTCGAAAGTTTGTTCGATATTGATGAGGGGGCGTCGCAGGCCGAGCTGCGGGCGGTCGTCGAGCGGTGTGAGCGGTTGAAGTCGGCGGCTGCGGCGGCCCAGGCGCGCGCGACCGCGTTGTGGGCGGCCAAGCGTGCTGCTGCCGAGGAGGCTGCGGGGGTGCCGGCGCGTCGGCGGGGTAAGGGGTTGGCCTCGGAGGTCGCGTTGGCCCGCCGGGATGCCCCGGTCAAGGGTGGTCAGCATCTGGGGTTTGCCAAGGCGTTGATGGGCGAGATGCCGCATACGTGGGCGGCGTTGGAGTGCGGCGCGCTCTCGGAATGGCGGGCGACGCTGATCGTGCGGGAATCGGCCTGTCTGAGCGTCGAGGACCGTCGGCGCCTCGACGCCGAGATGTGCGCCGACGTGTCGCGTTTTGAGGGGTGGGGCAACAAGCGGGTGGAGGCCGAGGCCAAGAAGATCGCCGCACGGTTGGATGTCGCAGCGGTGGTCGAGCGCGCCGACAAGGCGGCGGCTCAGGCGCGGGTCAGCTGTCGCCCCGCACCGAACGGGATGGTGTATTTCACCGTGCTTTTGCCGCTGGCCCAGGGCATCGGAATGTATGCCGCGCTCAAACACCACGCCGACACGACCTTCGATGGGCGCTCCCGCGGTCAGGTCATGACCGATACCGCGTTCGAGCGGATCACCGGACGCTCAGCGGGGACCGCGGTGCCGGTCGAGGTGAACCTGGTGATGGCCGACACCACGCTGGCCGGTGATGACGACTGCCCGGGGTGGCTCGACGGGTACGGGCCGGTCCCGGCCGGGTTCTGCCGCGCGCTGACCGGCGACGCGGTCGCTGACAAGGGAGCCAGGGCCACGTTGCGGCGGTTGTATCGGCATCCGCGGTCGGGGCAGTTGGTGGCGATGGAGTCGCGGGCGCGGCTGTTTCCGAAGGGGTTGGCCACGTTGATCGATCGGCGTGATCAGACCTGCCGCACGCCCTACTGTGACGCCCCGATACGCCATCACGATCATGCGACGCCCGATCGTGCCGGTGGCAAGACCAGTGCGGAAAACGGGCTCGGTGAGTGCGCGGCGTGCAACTACGCCAAAGAGGCGCCCGGCTGGCAGGTCAGCGCCGGAACACAGGACGGGTCACACACCGCGCGATGGGTGACCCCGACCGGGGCGGTGCACTACTCGATCGCCCCGACCCTGCCCGGCCCACCCGTGCGCCGCCGCATCAGCGACACCGAAGGCCGACTCAGCATCGACCTCATCACCTTCGACAAACCCGACGCCGCCTGA
- a CDS encoding acetoacetate--CoA ligase, protein MERSVTEPQWTPAERDIAEAEITAFTRFVEQRTGRDFPDYHALWAWSVEDVEEFWAALWDYFDLGERAQPVLQSAEMPGAQWFPGTEINYVDQVMRHVRTDRPAILHVSEDAPDREVSWAELLGRTAAFADRLRAAGVESGDRVVGYLPNIPEAVVAFLATASIGAVWSACGQDYSAKAALDRLGQLEPKALVAADGYTYAGRYHDKRADVAALRSEIPSLTAIFTLDDLAARVETPLTPARVPFDHPLWVLFSSGTTGLPKGIVHGHGGVVVEHLKAVALQSDIGRDDVFFWYTSPSWMMWNFQVAGLLVGATIVCYDGSPTARHPETLWEIASRVGATVLGTSPGYVLGCMKAEATPASTYDLSALRSVGITGSALPAASSLWLQDQVGVQVASISGGTDVVSAFLGGVRTVPVWPGELSAPYLGVALDAWDEDGQPVRGEVGELVITKPMPSMPVGFWNDRDGSRYRCAYFDTYPGVWRHGDWITLTDRGSVVVHGRSDSTLNRHGIRMGSADIYQAVESLPEVAEALVIGAELPDGGYWMPLFVVPADGVKLDDGLRDKINERIRTELSPRHVPDEIIAAPAIPHTRTGKKLEVPIKKLLQGGDPAKIVERSAVDDPALLDWYAGQCRAVTST, encoded by the coding sequence ATGGAGCGCTCGGTGACCGAACCTCAGTGGACCCCCGCTGAGCGCGACATCGCCGAGGCCGAGATCACCGCCTTCACGCGGTTCGTCGAGCAACGCACCGGAAGGGACTTTCCGGACTACCACGCGCTGTGGGCCTGGTCCGTGGAGGACGTCGAGGAGTTCTGGGCGGCGCTCTGGGACTACTTCGACCTCGGTGAGCGGGCGCAGCCGGTTCTGCAGAGCGCGGAAATGCCCGGGGCGCAGTGGTTTCCCGGCACGGAGATCAATTACGTCGATCAGGTGATGCGCCACGTCCGGACCGATCGGCCGGCGATCCTTCACGTCAGTGAAGACGCGCCCGATCGCGAGGTGTCCTGGGCCGAACTTCTCGGGCGCACCGCCGCGTTCGCCGACAGGCTGCGTGCCGCGGGGGTCGAGTCCGGCGACCGGGTGGTCGGGTACCTGCCCAACATTCCCGAGGCGGTCGTCGCGTTCCTGGCGACCGCGAGCATCGGTGCGGTCTGGAGCGCGTGCGGACAGGACTATTCGGCCAAGGCGGCCCTCGACCGTCTGGGGCAGCTGGAGCCGAAAGCCCTCGTCGCAGCGGACGGGTACACCTATGCGGGCAGGTACCACGACAAGAGGGCCGATGTCGCGGCCCTGAGGTCCGAGATTCCTTCGCTGACAGCTATTTTCACACTCGACGATCTCGCGGCGCGTGTCGAGACACCTCTCACGCCCGCCCGGGTGCCGTTCGACCATCCGCTGTGGGTTCTGTTCTCGTCGGGGACGACGGGGCTGCCGAAGGGTATCGTGCACGGCCACGGCGGCGTCGTGGTGGAGCATCTCAAGGCTGTTGCGCTGCAGTCGGATATCGGCAGGGACGACGTCTTCTTCTGGTACACGAGCCCCAGCTGGATGATGTGGAACTTCCAGGTGGCCGGCCTGCTGGTGGGCGCGACCATCGTCTGCTATGACGGGAGCCCCACCGCGCGGCACCCGGAGACGTTGTGGGAGATCGCATCCCGGGTGGGCGCCACGGTGCTCGGAACCAGCCCGGGATACGTGCTGGGCTGCATGAAGGCGGAGGCGACGCCGGCGTCGACCTACGATCTGTCGGCTCTGCGGTCGGTGGGCATCACCGGTTCGGCGCTGCCGGCGGCGTCGTCGCTGTGGTTGCAGGACCAGGTGGGAGTTCAGGTCGCGTCCATCAGCGGCGGCACCGACGTGGTGTCGGCCTTCCTCGGTGGCGTGCGGACGGTGCCGGTGTGGCCGGGCGAGCTGTCCGCCCCATATCTCGGGGTGGCGCTGGACGCCTGGGATGAGGACGGCCAGCCGGTGCGTGGCGAGGTCGGCGAGCTGGTCATCACGAAACCGATGCCGTCGATGCCCGTCGGATTCTGGAACGACCGCGACGGAAGTCGTTATCGCTGCGCCTATTTCGACACGTACCCGGGGGTGTGGCGGCACGGGGACTGGATCACCCTCACTGATCGCGGCAGTGTGGTCGTCCACGGTCGTTCGGATTCGACGCTCAACCGGCACGGTATCCGGATGGGCAGTGCCGACATCTATCAGGCGGTCGAAAGTCTTCCCGAGGTGGCCGAAGCGCTGGTGATCGGCGCCGAGCTACCCGACGGCGGGTACTGGATGCCGTTGTTCGTGGTGCCCGCCGACGGGGTGAAACTCGACGACGGGTTACGGGACAAGATCAACGAGCGCATTCGCACCGAGCTCTCGCCCCGGCATGTGCCCGACGAGATCATCGCCGCACCGGCGATCCCGCACACCCGCACAGGTAAGAAGCTCGAAGTCCCCATCAAGAAGCTTCTCCAGGGCGGCGATCCCGCGAAGATCGTCGAGCGCAGCGCCGTCGACGACCCCGCGCTGCTCGATTGGTATGCCGGGCAGTGCCGCGCCGTCACCTCGACGTGA
- a CDS encoding 3-hydroxybutyrate dehydrogenase, which translates to MSESGVNDLRSRTAVVTGGAGGIGAACAKALAERGVTVTVADIDEVGAKTVAEEIGGKAWALDLLDVAALESLQLETDILVNNAGVQNISEIAEFPPEKFRSMMALMVEAPFLLIRAALPHMYRNEFGRVINISSIHGLRASPFKVAYVTAKHALEGLSKVTALEGGPHGVTSNCVNPGYVRTPLVTKQIADQARTHGIPEDQVVSDILLKESAVKRLVGPEEVGSLVAWLASPAAGMVTGASYTMDGGWSAR; encoded by the coding sequence ATGAGCGAGTCGGGTGTCAACGACCTCCGCAGCCGCACCGCAGTGGTCACCGGCGGCGCCGGTGGCATCGGGGCGGCGTGCGCGAAGGCCCTCGCCGAACGCGGTGTCACGGTCACCGTCGCCGACATCGACGAGGTGGGCGCCAAGACGGTGGCCGAGGAGATCGGCGGAAAGGCTTGGGCGCTGGACCTTCTCGACGTCGCTGCCCTCGAGAGTCTGCAGTTGGAGACCGACATCCTGGTCAACAACGCCGGAGTCCAGAACATCAGCGAGATCGCGGAGTTCCCACCCGAGAAGTTCCGCTCGATGATGGCGCTGATGGTCGAGGCGCCGTTTCTGCTGATCCGTGCCGCACTACCGCACATGTACCGCAACGAGTTCGGCCGCGTCATCAACATCTCGTCGATCCACGGCCTGCGTGCGTCGCCGTTCAAGGTCGCCTATGTGACGGCCAAGCACGCGCTGGAAGGGCTGTCCAAGGTGACGGCGCTCGAAGGCGGACCGCACGGCGTCACGAGCAACTGCGTCAACCCCGGATACGTCCGTACCCCGCTGGTGACCAAGCAGATCGCGGATCAGGCCAGGACGCACGGCATCCCGGAGGACCAGGTGGTCTCCGACATCCTGCTCAAGGAGAGCGCGGTCAAGCGGCTCGTCGGGCCGGAGGAGGTCGGCTCACTGGTGGCGTGGCTGGCCTCGCCCGCGGCCGGGATGGTCACCGGCGCGTCGTACACCATGGACGGCGGATGGAGCGCTCGGTGA
- a CDS encoding MFS transporter: MAGTVVEWYEFFLYATAATLVFNKVFFAEGTSEAAGLIAALLTYAVGFVARPLGGIVFGHFGDKYGRKKLLQFAILLVGVVTFLMGCLPTYHQIGVWAPILLVALRFIQGFAVGGEWGGAVLLVAEHSPAKDRGFWASWPQAAVPVGNMLATVVLLVLTGVLPEAAFMSWGWRVAFWLSAVVVLIGYYIRTKVTDAPIFVKAQEEVDRVKAVSFGVAEVLKRYPRGVFTAMGLRFAENIMYYLVVTFSIVYLKTHVGADTSDILWWLLAAHAVHFLVVPQVGRLSDRFGRRPVYIVGAILAATWGFFAFPMMNTGSYLLIMAAVILGLMIHALMYAPQPAIMAEMFPTRMRYSGVSLGYQVTSIVAGSLAPAIATWLLDKFGTWVPIALYLAGAAAVTLVAAWFTRETKGIDLHTLDAADREQLEKAGIV; this comes from the coding sequence ATGGCGGGCACCGTCGTCGAGTGGTACGAGTTCTTCCTCTACGCGACCGCGGCCACGCTGGTGTTCAACAAGGTCTTCTTCGCAGAAGGCACGAGCGAGGCCGCCGGGCTCATCGCAGCGCTGCTGACCTACGCGGTCGGCTTCGTCGCGCGCCCGCTCGGCGGCATCGTCTTCGGCCACTTCGGCGACAAATACGGCCGCAAGAAACTGCTGCAGTTCGCGATCCTGCTCGTCGGTGTCGTGACGTTCCTGATGGGATGCCTGCCCACCTATCACCAGATCGGAGTGTGGGCCCCGATCCTGCTGGTGGCGCTGCGATTCATCCAGGGCTTCGCGGTGGGCGGCGAATGGGGCGGAGCGGTGCTGCTCGTCGCCGAGCACAGCCCGGCCAAGGACCGAGGCTTCTGGGCGAGCTGGCCGCAGGCCGCCGTGCCGGTCGGCAACATGCTCGCCACCGTCGTCCTGCTGGTACTGACCGGGGTGCTGCCCGAGGCCGCCTTCATGTCCTGGGGCTGGCGCGTCGCGTTCTGGTTGTCGGCCGTCGTGGTGCTGATCGGCTACTACATCCGGACCAAGGTCACCGACGCACCCATCTTCGTCAAGGCCCAGGAAGAGGTCGACCGCGTCAAGGCGGTGTCCTTCGGCGTGGCCGAGGTGCTGAAGCGCTACCCGCGCGGCGTCTTCACCGCGATGGGGCTGCGCTTCGCGGAGAACATCATGTACTACCTGGTGGTCACCTTCTCGATCGTCTACCTCAAGACCCACGTCGGTGCCGACACCAGCGACATCCTGTGGTGGCTGCTCGCGGCGCACGCGGTGCACTTCCTGGTGGTGCCGCAGGTGGGCCGGCTCTCGGACCGGTTCGGCCGCCGGCCCGTCTACATCGTCGGCGCGATCCTGGCGGCCACCTGGGGCTTCTTCGCGTTCCCGATGATGAACACCGGCAGCTACCTACTCATCATGGCCGCGGTCATCCTGGGCCTGATGATCCACGCGCTGATGTACGCGCCGCAGCCGGCGATCATGGCCGAGATGTTCCCCACCCGGATGCGCTATTCCGGTGTGTCGCTGGGCTATCAGGTGACCTCGATCGTGGCGGGGTCATTGGCGCCCGCCATCGCGACGTGGCTGCTCGACAAGTTCGGCACCTGGGTGCCCATCGCGCTGTACCTGGCCGGCGCGGCGGCCGTGACCCTGGTCGCGGCGTGGTTCACCCGTGAGACCAAGGGCATCGACCTGCACACGTTGGACGCGGCCGACCGCGAACAGTTGGAGAAGGCCGGCATCGTATGA